In Aliidongia dinghuensis, the following proteins share a genomic window:
- a CDS encoding MFS transporter, with protein sequence MSLRVSKPILVALIIACAMFMENLDGTVITTALPEMAKSFGTNPIRLSLGITAYMLSLAVFIPISGWIADRFGARTIFSAAIGVFTLGSILCGISQNVPEFVGARVLQGIGGAMMVPVGRLVLLRSCEKSELVRAMSYLMVPAMIGPVVGPPLGGFITTFASWHWIFFLNVPVGLLGIVLVQRFIENHREPATAPLDWWGFVLTGLSLSCLMYGLELVGRPEAGAAQTLGFLGAGLAIGLPAVRHALKHPQPLVDLALLRVPTFGATVIGGSLFRIGVGAIPFLVPLMLQVGFGMDAFSSGLLTFAAAAGSLTMKMSGRPILKRFGFRAVLVVNGAISAFFMMICALFTPATPAVTIFVLLLAGGFFRSLEFTSLNTLAFADVSSPKMSAATSLSSMVQQVSLGTGVALGAILLHLHLMLRDAPHGPLGTGDFHFAFVIIGLISLAAVALFMRLAPDAGAELSGHRPRGFAPERAPAAGDD encoded by the coding sequence ATGTCCCTGCGCGTGTCGAAGCCCATTCTGGTGGCGCTGATCATCGCCTGCGCGATGTTCATGGAAAACCTGGACGGTACGGTTATTACGACCGCTCTGCCGGAGATGGCGAAGTCCTTCGGGACCAACCCGATCCGGCTGTCGCTCGGCATCACCGCCTATATGCTGAGCCTCGCCGTCTTCATCCCGATCAGCGGCTGGATCGCCGACCGGTTCGGCGCCCGCACCATCTTCAGCGCGGCGATCGGCGTGTTCACCTTGGGCTCGATCCTGTGCGGCATCAGCCAGAACGTGCCTGAATTCGTCGGCGCCCGCGTGCTGCAGGGCATCGGTGGCGCCATGATGGTGCCGGTCGGCCGGCTGGTCCTGCTGCGCTCCTGCGAGAAGTCCGAGCTGGTACGCGCCATGTCCTACCTGATGGTGCCAGCCATGATCGGCCCGGTCGTGGGCCCGCCCTTGGGCGGCTTCATCACGACTTTCGCGTCCTGGCACTGGATCTTCTTCCTGAACGTGCCGGTCGGCCTGCTCGGCATCGTGCTGGTCCAGCGCTTCATCGAGAACCATCGCGAACCGGCGACGGCGCCGCTCGACTGGTGGGGCTTTGTGCTGACCGGCCTGTCGCTCTCGTGCCTCATGTACGGGCTGGAACTGGTCGGCCGGCCCGAGGCCGGCGCGGCCCAGACCCTGGGCTTCCTCGGCGCCGGGCTTGCGATCGGCCTGCCGGCGGTGCGCCATGCCCTGAAGCATCCGCAGCCGCTCGTTGACCTGGCTCTGCTGCGCGTGCCGACCTTCGGTGCCACGGTTATCGGCGGCTCGCTGTTCCGCATCGGCGTCGGCGCCATCCCGTTCCTGGTGCCGCTCATGCTGCAGGTGGGCTTCGGCATGGATGCGTTCAGCTCCGGCCTCCTCACTTTCGCGGCCGCGGCGGGCTCGCTCACCATGAAGATGTCGGGCCGGCCCATCCTGAAGCGCTTCGGCTTCCGCGCCGTGCTGGTGGTGAATGGTGCCATCAGCGCCTTCTTCATGATGATCTGCGCGCTGTTCACGCCGGCGACGCCGGCCGTCACCATTTTCGTGCTGCTCTTGGCCGGCGGCTTCTTCCGCTCGCTTGAGTTCACCAGCCTGAACACGCTCGCTTTTGCCGACGTGTCGAGCCCGAAGATGAGTGCGGCCACCAGCCTCTCCAGCATGGTGCAGCAGGTCTCGCTCGGCACCGGCGTGGCACTGGGCGCCATCCTGCTGCACCTGCATCTCATGCTCCGCGACGCGCCGCATGGGCCGCTCGGCACGGGCGACTTCCATTTCGCCTTCGTCATTATCGGGCTTATCTCGCTTGCCGCGGTCGCCCTCTTCATGCGGCTCGCCCCCGACGCCGGTGCCGAGCTCAGCGGCCATCGCCCGCGCGGCTTCGCGCCCGAGCGCGCGCCTGCCGCTGGCGACGACTAG
- a CDS encoding SapC family protein produces the protein MGGDAPALPPFFRQVVALNAARHGALKLDRSRGYGFAAGVNALPLGLGEVPLAAQHYPVVLTAGPNPVPVAVLGYRNGENLFVDKDGAWLAGAYVPAYVRSFPFILIEPPSTGQNPAGEVYLGIETTTPMLGETGEALFAYGEPTELAAEAMRFAVAYRDELARATAFGQALGVAEVLQANAARLDFKDGGTARLDGFQVIDVAKIEALDDARFLDWRRQGWLAALYAIPQSAARWATIVDRAHGRRRDEP, from the coding sequence ATGGGTGGTGACGCTCCGGCGCTGCCGCCGTTCTTCAGGCAGGTCGTGGCCCTCAACGCCGCCCGGCACGGCGCGCTCAAGCTCGACCGCAGCCGCGGCTACGGCTTTGCGGCCGGCGTCAACGCCCTACCGCTCGGCCTTGGCGAAGTGCCGCTCGCGGCACAGCATTATCCGGTCGTGCTGACGGCGGGGCCGAACCCGGTGCCGGTCGCGGTTCTGGGATATCGCAACGGCGAGAATCTGTTCGTCGACAAGGACGGCGCCTGGCTTGCCGGCGCCTACGTTCCGGCCTATGTCCGGTCGTTCCCGTTCATCCTGATCGAGCCGCCCAGCACCGGGCAGAATCCGGCAGGAGAGGTCTATCTCGGTATCGAGACCACGACGCCGATGCTGGGCGAGACGGGCGAGGCACTCTTCGCCTATGGCGAGCCGACCGAGCTTGCGGCCGAGGCGATGCGCTTCGCGGTCGCCTATCGCGACGAGCTCGCCCGGGCGACGGCGTTCGGGCAGGCGCTCGGCGTAGCCGAGGTGCTGCAGGCGAACGCGGCGCGGCTCGACTTCAAGGACGGCGGCACGGCCCGGCTCGACGGGTTCCAGGTGATCGACGTCGCGAAGATCGAGGCGCTCGACGACGCCCGGTTCCTCGACTGGCGCCGGCAGGGCTGGCTTGCAGCGCTCTACGCGATCCCGCAATCGGCAGCCCGTTGGGCCACGATCGTCGATCGGGCGCATGGCCGGCGGCGCGACGAGCCTTGA
- a CDS encoding glycoside hydrolase family 16 protein: MIFASLPRRDVLIGAAALAAWRPTLGWAAEAPPLLALDFTQGLPAGARFERGGPAMAEAPGGALKPVAAHVPRQALDPATGRPQGLVIEGTATNYARNALALASHTWQPKGAAIAAVAPDVAAPDGSHTVARLRIHQQKGDLGIVGGAGPIGAGEICTLSLYLRQIGEGTEWSLNLFDYGTYHGHFERVPLAPDWRRVSFTMHWDGRDISNKVINLAPGRPEWAAGSTHEALAWGCQLELGRVASSLIATDSLPVARPAETVTIDAAPLSRPAGLLRLVLPRGGVRGATLLDTEGGGIRFGYSESGWLEATVGGVAVSGSSDATGDTVVELGWGSSGVILRSGTGGTATLRGSNPAKPGPVACGASARLFARMDGSAPLNGVLGQLVLEANAPAAPRMAAAAAAPGFVPAGYKLVFGDEFDDPDVTRINENATGGRPGAPAWRSRYHQDRFQVINQEKQIYMDPGFGGKAGHPLGVQPFSIKNGILTITADRADPVGVSPHILNFKYTSGCITSELTHWQTYGYFEMRARLPVGKGFWPAFWLLPKALHWPPEIDIFEGSGTRPSAVHLGVLIAKGQTADKWIEDVINVGDGFHVYGLEWTREELVWFLDGKPVWRQPNGINEDMYILANLALGSHDPKFIPDPDETTPFPGKFEIDYIRAYRKG, encoded by the coding sequence TTGATCTTCGCTTCGCTCCCCCGCCGCGACGTCCTGATCGGCGCCGCGGCGCTGGCCGCTTGGCGGCCGACGCTCGGATGGGCCGCCGAGGCCCCGCCGCTGCTGGCGCTCGACTTCACCCAAGGACTGCCAGCCGGCGCTCGTTTCGAGCGCGGCGGCCCGGCGATGGCCGAGGCGCCGGGCGGTGCGCTCAAGCCGGTGGCCGCCCATGTTCCGCGCCAGGCACTCGATCCGGCGACCGGCCGGCCGCAGGGCCTGGTGATCGAGGGCACGGCGACCAACTATGCCCGCAACGCGCTGGCGCTCGCGAGCCATACCTGGCAGCCGAAGGGGGCGGCGATCGCGGCGGTGGCGCCCGACGTCGCAGCGCCCGACGGCTCCCATACCGTCGCCCGTCTGCGCATCCATCAACAGAAGGGCGACCTGGGCATCGTCGGCGGCGCCGGTCCGATCGGGGCCGGCGAGATCTGCACACTCTCGCTCTATCTGCGCCAGATCGGCGAGGGCACCGAATGGTCGCTCAACCTGTTCGATTATGGGACCTACCACGGCCATTTCGAGCGGGTGCCGCTCGCGCCCGACTGGCGGCGCGTCAGCTTCACCATGCATTGGGACGGGCGCGACATCAGCAACAAGGTGATCAACCTCGCGCCCGGTCGCCCGGAATGGGCTGCGGGATCGACCCATGAGGCGCTCGCCTGGGGCTGTCAGCTCGAGCTCGGCCGGGTCGCTTCGTCGCTGATCGCAACGGACAGCCTGCCGGTCGCGCGCCCGGCGGAGACGGTCACGATCGACGCGGCTCCCCTGTCGCGGCCGGCCGGGCTCCTGCGCCTCGTCCTGCCGCGCGGCGGCGTGCGTGGTGCAACCTTGCTCGATACGGAGGGCGGCGGCATCCGGTTCGGCTATAGCGAGAGCGGCTGGCTCGAAGCGACGGTCGGCGGGGTTGCGGTCAGCGGCAGCAGCGACGCGACCGGTGATACGGTGGTCGAGCTCGGCTGGGGGTCGTCCGGCGTCATCCTGCGCAGCGGAACCGGCGGGACCGCGACGCTGCGCGGCAGCAATCCGGCGAAGCCCGGGCCGGTTGCCTGCGGGGCCAGCGCCCGTCTTTTTGCCCGCATGGACGGCTCAGCGCCGCTCAACGGGGTGCTGGGCCAGCTGGTGCTCGAGGCGAACGCGCCGGCGGCGCCGCGAATGGCCGCTGCGGCTGCGGCACCCGGCTTCGTGCCCGCCGGCTACAAGCTCGTGTTCGGCGACGAGTTCGACGATCCGGACGTGACCCGCATCAACGAGAACGCGACCGGTGGCCGACCGGGAGCACCCGCCTGGCGCAGCCGGTACCATCAGGACCGGTTCCAGGTCATCAACCAGGAAAAGCAGATCTACATGGATCCGGGATTCGGCGGCAAGGCCGGCCATCCCTTGGGCGTCCAGCCGTTCTCGATCAAGAACGGCATCCTCACCATCACGGCCGATCGCGCCGACCCGGTCGGGGTCAGCCCGCATATCCTCAATTTCAAATACACGTCGGGCTGCATCACGAGCGAGCTCACCCACTGGCAGACCTACGGCTATTTCGAGATGCGCGCGCGGCTGCCGGTCGGCAAGGGCTTCTGGCCGGCATTCTGGCTGCTGCCCAAAGCGCTGCACTGGCCGCCTGAGATCGACATCTTCGAGGGATCGGGCACGCGGCCGAGCGCCGTCCATCTGGGCGTGCTGATCGCCAAGGGCCAGACGGCCGACAAATGGATCGAGGACGTGATCAACGTCGGAGATGGCTTCCACGTCTACGGGCTCGAGTGGACGCGCGAGGAGCTCGTCTGGTTCCTCGACGGCAAGCCGGTCTGGCGCCAGCCGAACGGCATCAACGAGGACATGTACATCCTGGCGAACCTGGCGCTCGGCAGTCACGACCCGAAATTCATACCGGACCCGGACGAGACGACCCCGTTCCCCGGCAAGTTCGAGATCGACTACATCCGCGCCTACCGCAAGGGATAG
- a CDS encoding GFA family protein yields the protein MFEASCHCGAVHIDVSRAPAHLTECNCSTCRKFGTRWAYYTKDEITIRAAPGATVAYVHGDRTLETHHCRVCGCITHWWGISTETADRCAVNARLMPPKDIEGIRIRHFDGADSWTYLD from the coding sequence ATGTTCGAAGCGTCCTGCCATTGCGGCGCCGTCCATATCGACGTCTCGCGCGCGCCGGCGCATCTCACCGAATGCAACTGCTCCACATGCCGCAAGTTCGGCACACGCTGGGCCTATTACACGAAGGACGAGATCACGATCCGCGCGGCGCCCGGCGCCACCGTCGCCTATGTGCATGGCGACAGGACGCTCGAGACGCATCACTGCCGGGTGTGCGGCTGCATCACCCATTGGTGGGGCATCAGCACCGAGACAGCCGACCGCTGCGCGGTCAACGCACGCCTGATGCCGCCCAAGGATATCGAAGGCATCCGCATCCGGCACTTCGACGGTGCCGATAGCTGGACCTATCTCGACTGA
- a CDS encoding glycosyltransferase translates to MTAAAILLVLSLLFLGLAAHPFVSYPMSLRFVTRGRGAQRPDSSAPPLSTGMRHRFAVCVCAYNEAACIERKVENMLELRQTAGGDLDILVYVDGSSDRTAELLEPYADRITLVVSPERRGKTYGMNLLVSRTSADVIVFTDANVRIDPTAIAAIDRRFADPQVGCVCGHLIYTNGEETATAEVGSLYWRLEETIKRHESAFGAVMGADGSLFAIRRNLHRAVPANLIDDMFVSLGILCDGYKVVTAPDALAYEASVTSSKEEFRRKVRIACQAFNVHRELWPRLKRLPAAVVYMYLSHKLLRWVAAFNLALSALFAAAGLFVMGVPAAALALLAILGTGMLWASIRFQLRPLSSIAEILVALAGASLGVIQSLRGHQFQTWTPASSIRRVGH, encoded by the coding sequence ATGACCGCAGCCGCGATCCTGCTGGTGCTCTCGCTCCTCTTCCTGGGCCTGGCGGCGCATCCGTTCGTCTCCTATCCGATGAGCCTGCGCTTCGTGACGCGCGGCCGCGGCGCCCAGCGGCCCGATTCGTCGGCCCCTCCTTTGTCGACAGGGATGCGCCATCGTTTCGCGGTCTGCGTCTGCGCCTATAACGAGGCGGCCTGCATCGAGCGCAAGGTTGAGAACATGCTCGAGCTCAGGCAGACGGCGGGCGGCGATCTCGACATCCTGGTCTATGTCGACGGCTCGTCCGACCGCACGGCCGAACTGCTCGAGCCCTACGCTGACCGGATCACGCTCGTCGTCTCGCCGGAGCGGCGCGGCAAGACCTACGGCATGAACCTGCTGGTGAGCCGCACCAGTGCCGACGTCATCGTCTTCACCGACGCGAACGTGCGCATCGATCCGACCGCGATCGCGGCGATCGACCGGCGCTTTGCCGATCCTCAGGTCGGCTGCGTCTGCGGCCATCTCATCTATACCAACGGCGAGGAGACCGCGACCGCCGAGGTGGGCTCGCTCTATTGGCGGCTGGAAGAAACGATCAAGCGGCATGAGAGCGCGTTCGGCGCAGTCATGGGCGCCGACGGCTCGCTGTTCGCGATTCGTCGCAACCTGCACCGCGCCGTGCCGGCCAACCTGATCGACGACATGTTCGTGTCGCTCGGCATCCTGTGCGACGGCTACAAGGTCGTGACTGCGCCCGACGCGCTCGCCTACGAGGCATCCGTGACGTCGTCGAAGGAGGAATTCCGGCGCAAGGTGCGCATCGCCTGCCAGGCGTTCAATGTCCATCGCGAGCTGTGGCCGCGCCTGAAGCGGCTGCCGGCCGCCGTCGTCTATATGTATCTGTCGCACAAGCTCCTGCGCTGGGTGGCCGCGTTCAATCTGGCGCTCTCGGCGCTGTTCGCCGCGGCCGGCCTCTTCGTCATGGGCGTGCCGGCGGCGGCCCTGGCGCTGCTCGCAATTCTCGGGACGGGGATGCTCTGGGCCTCCATCCGCTTCCAGCTGCGGCCGCTGTCGTCGATCGCCGAGATCCTGGTGGCGCTGGCTGGCGCCTCGCTCGGCGTCATCCAGTCGCTGCGCGGGCATCAGTTCCAGACCTGGACCCCAGCCTCGTCGATCCGCCGGGTGGGCCATTGA